TCTCGTCGTGGCTGATCGCCAGCGAGTAGGAGCCGTGGATGCGCCCCATCGTGCGCTTGACGGCGCGGATCAGGTCCTCCTCGAGTAAGTTCCGCGCGAGATCGTGAGCGATCACCTCGGTGTCGCCGTCGCTCGTGAAGGCGTGGCCGATTCCCGCGAGTTCGTCGCGGATCTCGTCGGCGTTCACCAGGTTGCCGTTGTGGCTGAGGCCGAGCGAGCCGGACTTGAACGAGACCGAGAACGGCTGGGCGCAGCTGGTGTCGAGGCTGCCCGACGTGGGGTAGCGGACGTGGCCGATGCCGGCGTGGCCGGCCAGCGCGTCGAGGTCGTGCTCCCCGAAGACGTCGCCGACGAGCCCCGTGTCGACGTGGCTGTGCTGCTGGAACCCGTCGTGGGTGACGATCCCCGCCGACTCCTGGCCGCGGTGCTGGAGCGCGTAGAGGCCGTAGTACAGCGGCCGCGCCGCGTTACGACCGTCGAGTGAGACGCCGACGACGCCGCACTTCTCGGTCATTCCCGTTCGCCGGGGAGTCTCGCCCCGCCCATCAGTCATGAGAGCGGGTAGACGAGCGACCGATAAAAACCCCCGTGTTTGTGCGTCGATCGTCGCCCCTCGGAACATATGTATACACGAACGTGCATCAGTCTCGAGCGGGGCGGCCGTCGTCCGTCGGAACCGGTCGCTGTTCGGAGAGGAGTGATGGAGGAGTCCCCGTCGAACGGGGTGGGTAGACCGGAAGCTACCGCTGGCCGACGAGAATGGTGTGCGAAAACGGCCGACAGACGTCAGAGAGAGGGCGAAGTCAGTTGTCGCCGGTTTTCCCCTGCCAGGCGTACTCGCGGCGTTTGGCGGACTTGCCGAAACCGCAGGACGCACACTTCCCCTTCTTTACGTGGTAGGACTTCTCGCCGCAGCGTCGGCACTTCACGTGGGTCGTCTTGTTCTTCTTTCCTTGGCTCGGGGTTCCTGCACCAGTCATGGAGTGATCGAAACGACGTTATCGCCGCGTATAATGGTTGTGTCTTCGATCGGCGGCTCCTCCTCGGGTCCGCTGTCGGCGGGAATGGTGACGTCGTCCAGCACGAGGTTCATGTGCTGATCGTACCCCGACAGGTCGCCGACGTACTCCTCGCCGCTTTTGAGCCGCACCGTGACGCGTTCGTCGAGCGACGCCTCGAGGACGTCCAGCGGTCGTCCACTCATACGAAAGAGGGCATGAGATGAGCACTTAATCGTACCGGTCGACGGACCGTCCGAATCGAACGCCGGGGCCAGCGGCCCAACCCAGCGTCCCGCGGTGTCGAACTCAGACGTCGACGGCGAACGAGTCGTACTCGTGGAGCCGACCGGCGAGCGCAGCCAGGAGGTCGGCGGTTCGCTCGAGGTCGTCGACGTCGATCAGCTCCACGGGAGTGTGCATGTACCGGTTCGGGACGCTGACGACCTGCGAGGGGACGGCGCCGGCGGCGGTGAAGAAGGCGTCCGCGTCGGTTCCAGTCCCCACGCCCAGCGCCTCGAGCTGGATCTCGATGTCGGCGTCGGCCGCGGCCCGGCGAACGGCCTGACAGAGCACCGGGTGGTTCGTACTCCCTCGAGCCACCGCGGGGCCGCCGCCGAGTTCGACGTCGCTGCCCTTCTCGGCCGGCGCGGAGGGGTAGTCCAGCGCGTGGCCGACGTCGACGGCGACGACGGCGTCGGGTTCGAGGTCGAAGCCGACCATTCTGGCGCCGTTCGCGCCGAGTTCCTCCTGGACCGTGCTCACCGCGTAGACGGTCGCGTCGGCCCCGCGCTCGACCGCCCGGCGCAGTCCTTCGGCGGCCGCCCAGGTGCCGACGCGGTTGTCAAGCCCGCGCCCCGCGAGGCGGCCCTCGGTGAGCCAGGAGAGACTCGAGGAGACGGTGATCGGATCGCCGACGTCGACGCGCCCGCGGGCCTCCTCGCCGTCGGTCGCGCCGATGTCGATCCAGAGGTCGGAGACGTCGGGGTCGTCCGCCCCCTCCTCGCGCAGGTGGATCGCCGTCTGACCGATCACGCCGTCGACCGCTCCCGCGGCGGCGTGGATCGTGACGTGTTGGCCCCGCGAGACCGAGAGGTCGACGCTGCCGATCCGGCCGGGACGGACGAAGCCGTCGTCGTCGATCGACCGGACGATGAAGCCGATCTCGTCGGCGTGACCCGCGAACGCGAGTTCGGGCGTCTCCGCCTCGGTCGCCCCGTCGTACACCGCGACGGCGTTCCCGTAGTCGTCGGTCCAGACGTCGTCGGCGAACTCCGCGACGTAGTCGAGCCAGACGCGCTGGCCGCGAGTCTCGTAGCCGGCGGGCGACGGCGTCTCGAGGAGGTCCGTGAGAAACGCTCGTGGCTGTAAATCCATGCTCGATCATTCGAGACGCGGGGTTTGAAGCTACTGACTCCGGCCTCGAACTCGGGGAGGTGACCGGACCGAGCCGTGAGTTCGTCGACACCGAGACAGTTGCCGAGACCCAACCAAACGGCTAAGTGCGCGGTCGTGGACCGTTGGCGTATGGGTTCAAAGAAGTTCACGTTCATCGAGTTGCATCTCGACGGCGACACGCAGATCGGCCCGAAATCGATCGACGACGCGCTGCCGGCCGGGACGAAAGTCGACGTCGAGGCGGAGGAGGAAACCGAGAGCGAGGCCGAGGAGTCCGGCGGGAAGGGGGCGATCGGCGCCGTCGTCGGGCTCGTGTTGCTCGTCGCCGTCGCCGTCGCCGTCCAGAAGTTCCGCGGCGAGGACGACGAGCCGGAACTCGACGTTCACGAGGAGCCGGACGTCGTCGTCAACTGAAACTATCGGACAGAACTATTCGACGATCGGTCGCTCGAGTGTGGCTGTCCCTGGCGGTGACAGCCACTAATTCGCGACCGACTTCTCACTGACTCCTGTCCGACAGTATGACCGCACGTACCGCGTTCGACCGGCCGTCGGGCGGTATCCGCGAGCCGAACGCTTTTGCGTCCCCTTCTCGTACGACTGGTCGTGAATCTCTATCGTAGCGTCCGGACCGTCGCCGGCGCTTCCGGTGAGAACGCCATCGACTGGCGCGCGGCCGCCGACGCCGCGAAAGCCGCGACCGAACCCGGCTCGCTCGAGCTCGAGCCCGGCGAGGCCGAGGCGTTCGCCCGCGACGTCCGCGAGGCGCGCGACGGCGTCCGCGCGGTCGCCGACGTCCACTTCGACGTCCCGGACACCGTCGAGATCCAGAACCGACACCACTGGATCGACGCCAACGTCGAGACGTTCGAGCGCGTGATGGCCCCCGTCGAGGCCCACACCGGGGCGTTCCCCGGCGTCGCCCGCACGATCAACACCGGAACGATGACCGTCCTCCTCGCCTTCCTCGGACGCAACGTCCTCGGCCAGTACGACCCGCTGCTTCTCGCCGACAGACCCGACGATCAGCACGCGCTGTACTTCGTCCGGCCGAACATCCTGAAGGCGGCGGAGGCCCTCGAGGTCGACGCAGACCGGTTCCGCCGCTGGATCGCCTTCCACGAGGTGACCCACGCCGCAGAGTTCGGCGCCGCGCCGTGGCTCTCGGATCACCTCGAGGCCCGCATGGAGTCGGGGATCGACGCCCTCGCGGAGGGGAGTTTCGACCGCGAGGCGTTTCGCGACCTCGACGCGGCGATGACCGTCGTCGAGGGGTACGCCGAACTCCTGATGGATCACGCCTTCGACGACGAGTACGAGGACCTCCGGCGCAAGCTCGACGCCCGCCGGCAGGGCCGCGGGCCGCTCCAGCAACTGTTCCGCCGGCTGCTCGGGCTGGGGCTCAAACAGCGCCAGTACGAGCGCGGAAAGAACTTCTTCGAGCACGTCGTCGCCGTCAGCGACCTCGAGACGGCGAGTCTCGTCTGGGAGCGCCCGGAGAACCTGCCGACCCACGACGAACTCGACGCCCCCGGCCGCTGGCTCCAGCGGATCGAACGCTGAGAAAAAGGAGTCGCGCCCGGCTCGGTCAGCGCGACCGGTACGTGGAGAAGTTTTCGTCACCGCACGTTACACACCGCCGCGGCGGCGTCACCGACGACGTGGCCATGACGGCTCCGCAGTGTCGACACACGTGTAGCTGGTTTCTGTCGCCCATCGTGATCCCCAGTGTGAACTATGCTAGCACGGAATATAGCGTATCCCTCGTGAGGACTGACAGGAGTCAAGCGATCACGTCGATACCCACAGCAGGTACCACAGCAGCGCGGCGCCGGTGACGAGACCGCTGAGTATCGAAACGGCGACGATCAACGGCGAGGCGTCCGCCTGGAGCGCGATCATCCCTCCCGACAGCCCGACCAGTACGACGAATCCGATCTTGAGTCGTCTGGCGCCTGCGAGCTGTGCCGCCGTCGACTCGGGTCTCACGGGACCGCCTCGGCCGTACTGACGTGCATGGAGGCGAACGCCCACTCCGGATCCGACCCTCGCTCGCGGCGCTCGAGCGCGCCGCTCCAGCGGGTGTCGAAGCGGTTTCGTTCGCCGCTCTCGCGGTCGGTCCACGCGAGGGCGACCTCGTCGGCGAACCAGGCGTACCCCTCGCGCTCGCCCACGGTGAGCCGACGGCTCTCGACCGACCAGCCGTCGGTCGTCTCGGTCTGTTCGCGCAGGCCGTCGGCGACCGCCTCGCCGCCGAACAGCGATTCGCCGATTCCGAACTTGACCGTCGTCTCAGCCTCGAGGAAGTACGGCGCCAGCGGATCGCCGCGACGGAGGCTCTCGTAGTAGTCGCGGATGAAGTCCTCGGGGTGCATGGGCCAGCCTCGGGGCGGCGCGGGTAAAGGCTCACCGGAGTCGAGCGCGCGCCCGGAGGACCCGCTCGTGGGACTCACATGAAGCCGCGGTCGACCTCGTCGGTCTCGATGAGGTCGTCGAGTTCGGCGCTGAGCAGCTCGTCGGCCTCCTCGAACCGGTCGGAGAGGTCGTCGAGTTCGTCGGGCCGGTCGTACTGGTCGTACTCCATGGGGCCGAACGCGGGGCTCTCGAGGGCGTCCATCACGTCGTCGAAGAAGTCCTGCGGGGTGGTCGGCGCGTCCGCGTGGGCCTTGACGACCTCCTCGAGGTGCGTCGCCTGTGACTCCGCGTGGTCCTCGTCTTCGGGCGGGGATCGAACCGCGAACCGACCGCCGGCGTCGCGCTCCGGGAGGAACGAGCCGATCTCATCGTCGAGTTTGCGGGCGACCTGCGCGCCGACGCCGCGAACCTGGAAAGGGTTCTTCGCGTACGTCTTGAGGAAGAAGACGCCGGCGCGGGGGTGTGCGAGGTACATGTCTTCGCCGACCCCGCCGGCGCGGTCGCCGGCGACCGCTCGCCAGTCGTCCGGGTCGGCGGACCGGCTCTCGTCGGTGACCTCCGCCAGCACGTCCTGCCACTCGCGAATCCGCATAGGTGGTGGTTACGAGTCGGAGCGAAAGAACGTATCGGTCGGGAGAGCCCGGCGCGGGCGGCCGACGAACCGAAAGGGCTACGAGAGCCCCCTCGAGAGCGCGAGTAACGCTCCGTTACCATGACCTCGAGACGCTCCCGCTCGTCGCGTTCGGATCGGTGTCAGTCGACTCTCGAGCCGTTCGCCGCCGCGCCGGCGAAGAGCCTGCTGCTCTCGGTCGGACCGGTCGCACTCGCCGCCGGACAGCTGCTCAACGGCTACGTGAACGGGCTCTCACCCGGAATAACGGTTCCGTTCGCGATCGTTCTGATCTGGTTCGCCGTGGTCGCGACCCGCCACCACGCCGCCGAACACCGGCTGCGACGGCTCGAGTCGGACCCCGCCTGACTACCGCGGCGCCGACTCGTCGGCCGTCGCGATCGTTCGCGCCTCCCGCGCCTCGTAGGCGTTGATCCCCGAGAGCCCGGTAACGAGGATTCCGGAGGCGAGCGTGCTCCAGAAGATGCCGCCGGCCATCTCGAGCAGCGGTCCGACGACGACGAGCCAGATCCCGAGCAACGCCACGAGCGCGGCGACGCCGACGCTGAGCGGGACGTCGCTCGAGAGCCGGTAGTAGTTGTACGTCGCGGCGAGGAAGATCGCGGCGCCGACGAGCACGTTGTTCCAGAACACGGCCGCGCTCGCGTCGTAGAGGAACACCGAGAGGCCGACCCAGGCGCCGATCGCGGCGACGATCCCGCTGAACAGCGGCGCCCGCCGCCGCCGCTCCTCGTTCGCGATCTGGGTCGACTCGTCGCGCGGGTCCCGGTCGGGGTCGTGTCGCGGCCCCTGCTCGTCGCGGCGCTGGTTCGTTTCGCTCATGGCCGGCCCTACCACGGGTGGGTCGAAAAAGACCCACGCGGCAGATACAGGGGTTCTGTCGGTCTCGAGTGGTGTACTGCGGTTTGCAGCGGTCGGCCCGCCGGGTGCCGGCGACGGACGGGACCGATAGCGTTTTTCTGTTGCCGTCCGATCACCGGAACCGTGAACGTACGCGGGACCGTCGCGGGAGAAGTCGACGTGCGGACGGTGACGACGAGCTACGGCGAGAGCGAACTCGCCGAGGTGCCGCTCAGGGTCGGTCCAGAGGGACCGGCCGGCGAGTCGGGCGACGGAGGCGACACGGGCGGCGACGAGGTCGAGCCGACGACGGTCACCCTCTGGGGCAAGTGGACCGAGACGGCGGCGGTGCTCGAGTCCGGCATGGAACTGGTCGTCACGGACGCCGAGGAGCGGGAGTTCCGCGGCGAACGGCAGTTCTCGACCACCGGCGACTCCTACGTGATCGTCGAGCCCGGGTTCCTCGTGAACGTGACCGACGTCCGCAACTGGGTGGAGTGTCCGCGGCTGTACTACCTGAACAAGCTCTCGGGCGTGCCGCTGAACTATCCGGTCACGAAGGGGACGCTGGTCCACGAGGTGTTCGGCGACCTGCTCCGCGGTCGGGACCTCGAGGCGTCCATCGACGCCCGGATCGACGAGCGCGGCCTCGAACTCGGCCTCCTCGGGGAGTCCCCCGAGAGCGTCGCCGAGGACGTCCGGAAGAACGCCGCGGCTATCGAAGGCTGGCTCGAGCAGGGTCGGCTCACCGAGGAGGACAGCTGGCGCTCCGAGCAGCTGCTCATCAGCGAGACGTTCGGCATCCGCGGGCGGGCCGACGCCATCCGCCGGGGCGCACCGGTCGAACTCAAGACGGGAAAGAACCTCCGGAAGGAGCCCCGGTTCAAGGACAAGGTGCAGGCGGCCTGCTACGCCCTGTTGCTCGAGGAACACGGCGAGTCGGTCGACACCGGCACCCTGCTGTACACCAAAAACTCCGCGCTGGACCGCAACGAGGAGACCGGCGACCTCACCCCCGCGAAGGACTTCTCGATGGGCGACGGGCTGCTGAAGTACGTCCTCCGGCTGCGAAACGAGATCGCCGCGATGGAAGTCGCGGGCGACGTGCCGACCGGTTACGAGGGGAACGCGAAGTGCGAGTACTGCTTCGAGCGCGACACCTGCATGGTCGTCTCCGGTCGCCTCGACCAGGAGTCGAAGGCCGGCAAGATCGGCGACCCTCTTCCCGCCGAGGAGCGCGAGTACTTCGAGCGCTTCTACCGGGCTATCGAGGAGGAGCGCCGCGAGGTTCACCGCGAGTACGCCAAGCTCTGGGAGCAAGGCGCGGAGGAACGGGCCGACGACGACCGGGCGATCATCGACCTCGAGTTCCTCGAGAAACGGGAGCTCGAGGCCGGGCGCTGGGAGCTGCGAGCCCGCCAGCGCGAGCCCCAGACGTCGAAGATCCGCGAGGGCGACCTGGTGCTCGCGAGCGACGGCCATCCGATCCGCGGCGACGCCGAACTCGCGCGGATCGAGCGGTTAGAGAGCGCGGAGCGTAGCTCCACGGATAGTTCGAGCGGCCGAGAGCCACGGGGAGGAGAGATCGTGCTCACCGCCGCCGAACCGGTCGACGTCACTCGCCTCGACATCTACCCCTCCGAGTTGACGACGAGCCGACTGTTCACCGCCCTCCACGACGCGATTCTCACGGGGAGTGGCCGGCGCAAGGACGTCCTGTTCGGCCGCGCAGACCCCGAGTTCGAGGAGATCCGGGAGGTGTTCATCGACAACAACGCGGCCCAGAACGAGGCCGTCACGAAGGCGGTCGGCGCCGAAGACTGCGCGCTGATCCACGGCCCGCCTGGCACCGGAAAGACGTACACCATCGCCCGCGCCATCCGCGCGATGGTCGAACGCGGCGAGCGCGTGCTGCTCTCGGCCTTCACGAACCGCGCGGTCGACAACGCCCTCGAGGCGCTGCTCGAGCAACTCGAGGACGTGGTCGATCACGAGCGGATCGTCCGCGTCGGCTCCGAGAGCGGGGTTCGGGAGGACATGCAGGGGTACCGCCTCGAGCGCTCGGGCGACCCCGAAACCCGGCTCGCGGAGCTCCAGAACGCGCAGGTGGTCGCCGCGACGACGGCCTCCTGTGGCTCGCGGACGATGAAAGAGCAGTCGTTCGACGTCGCGCTGGTCGACGAGGCCGCTCAGCTCACCGAACCCGGCACCCACGCGGCGATCACCCTCGCCGACCGGTTCGTCCTCGTCGGCGACCACGAGCAGCTTCCGCCAGTAGTGAGAGCGGAAAACGACCTCTCCGAATCGCTGTTCGAGCGCCTCGTCGACCTTCACCCGGAAGCCGGCGTGATGCTCGACCGCCAGTACCGGATGAACCAGCGAATCCAGGCCTTCGCCTCGCGGGAGTTCTACGACGGCGAGTTGCGCCCCGCGACGCCCGAGGTCGCCGGCCGAACCCTCGACGACCTCGAGGGCGTCTCCCGCGAGGCGCTCCCGCCGGAACTCCGCGATCCGGTCTCGTTCGTCGCCGTGGAGGGCGACGGCGAGCGCTACACCGACAGCGAGGAGGCCGCCCGGATCGCCGAGCTGGTCGAAACGTACGAGGCCGCCGGGCTCTCGCGCTCGCAGATCGGCGTCATCGCTCCCTTCCGGGCGCAGGTCGCCGAGATATCGAACCACGTCGAGGGCGTCGCCGTCGACACCGTCGACCGCTTCCAGGGCTCGAGCCAGGAGGTGATCGTCGTCTCCTTCACCGCGACGGGCGAACTCGAGGGGCCAATCTTCGAGGACTACCGCAGGATCAACGTCGCGCTCACCCGCCCGAAGCGGGCGCTGGTGTTGGTGGGCGATCCGGCGGCGCTCGAGAGCGATCCGGTGTACCGCCGGATGCTCGAGTGGGCGCGGCGGTGATCGGCTCCAGGACGATTCTGTAGCGTTATGTACGCCCGACTGCAAGACCGAGTATGGACGAGGATCTCCCGGTCGAACCCGTCGACGTCCTGATCCTGGTCGTCGTGTCGGTCGTCGGCGGGGTCGGCCTCGCCTCGCTGACCCTCGCGCCGGCGCCGACGCCCAACTTCGCCGTCGCCGTCCTCTCGGGGACCGTGCTGCTGGCGTTCTTCCTGTTCATCCCCGTGATGGGCGTCCGGCTGTTGCTCGAGGAACGAAAGGAAACGGACCAGAACGCCTGAGACGGGCTGCCGTAACGATTTATGGGGCCGGACGAGCCGACACGCGACCGGTTCGCAACCGTCGCCGTTTTTGCGGGCCCACCCCGAACGGAGCGTGTGAAGCTCCCGCTGAGTACCGGAACGATCGACGTGCGACTGCCCGACTGCGAGGTGTGCGTCGCGGCGCCGCCGGGCGGCGAACCGGTCGACGTCCGCGCGGCCGCCGAGGCCGCCCTCGAGTCGCCGCACGGACCGCCGCTCGAGTCCCGCGTCGACGCCGGCGACGCGGTCGCCGTCGTCGTCACCGACCTCACGCGGGCGGTGCCCGACGACGTGTTGCTCGACGTTCTCCTCGAGCGCCTCGGGGCGATCGGCGTCCCTCGCGAGGACGTAACCGTGGTGATCGGGCTGGGGCTCCACAGGCCGATGACCGACGCCGAGATCGAGTCGATGCTCGGTCCTCACGCCGACCTGGCGATCAACCACGATCCGGCACCCGAGGCCGTAATCGAGGTGGGAACCGTCGGCGAGGCGGGCGGGGACTGTCCGGTCGAGATCGGCCGGCCCGTCGCCGACGCGGACGTCGTACTCTCGACGGGCGTCGTCGAACCCCACCAGTACGCGGGCTTTTCCGGCGGGGCGAAGACGGTCGTCGTCGGCGCCGGCAGCGAGTCACTCATCCGCTACACCCACGGCCCCGAGATGCTCTCCCGTGAGGGGGTGCGCCTGGGGCGGATCGACGACAACCCGTTCCGCGAGACGCTCGATCGCGCCGGCGACCTCGCGGGCGTCGACTTCTGTCTCAACCTGACCCACGGCCCGCAGGGAGTCCTCGGCGTCGCGGCGGGCGACCACCGCGCGGTGGTGGC
Above is a genomic segment from Natrononativus amylolyticus containing:
- a CDS encoding nuclear transport factor 2 family protein, which produces MHPEDFIRDYYESLRRGDPLAPYFLEAETTVKFGIGESLFGGEAVADGLREQTETTDGWSVESRRLTVGEREGYAWFADEVALAWTDRESGERNRFDTRWSGALERRERGSDPEWAFASMHVSTAEAVP
- a CDS encoding AAA domain-containing protein; translation: MNVRGTVAGEVDVRTVTTSYGESELAEVPLRVGPEGPAGESGDGGDTGGDEVEPTTVTLWGKWTETAAVLESGMELVVTDAEEREFRGERQFSTTGDSYVIVEPGFLVNVTDVRNWVECPRLYYLNKLSGVPLNYPVTKGTLVHEVFGDLLRGRDLEASIDARIDERGLELGLLGESPESVAEDVRKNAAAIEGWLEQGRLTEEDSWRSEQLLISETFGIRGRADAIRRGAPVELKTGKNLRKEPRFKDKVQAACYALLLEEHGESVDTGTLLYTKNSALDRNEETGDLTPAKDFSMGDGLLKYVLRLRNEIAAMEVAGDVPTGYEGNAKCEYCFERDTCMVVSGRLDQESKAGKIGDPLPAEEREYFERFYRAIEEERREVHREYAKLWEQGAEERADDDRAIIDLEFLEKRELEAGRWELRARQREPQTSKIREGDLVLASDGHPIRGDAELARIERLESAERSSTDSSSGREPRGGEIVLTAAEPVDVTRLDIYPSELTTSRLFTALHDAILTGSGRRKDVLFGRADPEFEEIREVFIDNNAAQNEAVTKAVGAEDCALIHGPPGTGKTYTIARAIRAMVERGERVLLSAFTNRAVDNALEALLEQLEDVVDHERIVRVGSESGVREDMQGYRLERSGDPETRLAELQNAQVVAATTASCGSRTMKEQSFDVALVDEAAQLTEPGTHAAITLADRFVLVGDHEQLPPVVRAENDLSESLFERLVDLHPEAGVMLDRQYRMNQRIQAFASREFYDGELRPATPEVAGRTLDDLEGVSREALPPELRDPVSFVAVEGDGERYTDSEEAARIAELVETYEAAGLSRSQIGVIAPFRAQVAEISNHVEGVAVDTVDRFQGSSQEVIVVSFTATGELEGPIFEDYRRINVALTRPKRALVLVGDPAALESDPVYRRMLEWARR
- a CDS encoding lactate racemase domain-containing protein gives rise to the protein MKLPLSTGTIDVRLPDCEVCVAAPPGGEPVDVRAAAEAALESPHGPPLESRVDAGDAVAVVVTDLTRAVPDDVLLDVLLERLGAIGVPREDVTVVIGLGLHRPMTDAEIESMLGPHADLAINHDPAPEAVIEVGTVGEAGGDCPVEIGRPVADADVVLSTGVVEPHQYAGFSGGAKTVVVGAGSESLIRYTHGPEMLSREGVRLGRIDDNPFRETLDRAGDLAGVDFCLNLTHGPQGVLGVAAGDHRAVVADLAAVARDALAVPLDPDREFDAAVCGVGAPKDANLYQATRAATYVALGDRNPLRPGGRLVIPALLPEGAGEGTGERRFYDRLRGAADADDLYEELRAGYEPGAQRAFVVARVLRDHDVYVTNSRAAAVVEECLMSATDAVGDAVAPGSDVLVVPDALNTLLVER
- a CDS encoding zinc-dependent metalloprotease, translated to MNLYRSVRTVAGASGENAIDWRAAADAAKAATEPGSLELEPGEAEAFARDVREARDGVRAVADVHFDVPDTVEIQNRHHWIDANVETFERVMAPVEAHTGAFPGVARTINTGTMTVLLAFLGRNVLGQYDPLLLADRPDDQHALYFVRPNILKAAEALEVDADRFRRWIAFHEVTHAAEFGAAPWLSDHLEARMESGIDALAEGSFDREAFRDLDAAMTVVEGYAELLMDHAFDDEYEDLRRKLDARRQGRGPLQQLFRRLLGLGLKQRQYERGKNFFEHVVAVSDLETASLVWERPENLPTHDELDAPGRWLQRIER
- a CDS encoding 50S ribosomal protein L37e, whose translation is MTGAGTPSQGKKNKTTHVKCRRCGEKSYHVKKGKCASCGFGKSAKRREYAWQGKTGDN
- a CDS encoding SPW repeat domain-containing protein → MSETNQRRDEQGPRHDPDRDPRDESTQIANEERRRRAPLFSGIVAAIGAWVGLSVFLYDASAAVFWNNVLVGAAIFLAATYNYYRLSSDVPLSVGVAALVALLGIWLVVVGPLLEMAGGIFWSTLASGILVTGLSGINAYEAREARTIATADESAPR
- a CDS encoding M20/M25/M40 family metallo-hydrolase; translation: MDLQPRAFLTDLLETPSPAGYETRGQRVWLDYVAEFADDVWTDDYGNAVAVYDGATEAETPELAFAGHADEIGFIVRSIDDDGFVRPGRIGSVDLSVSRGQHVTIHAAAGAVDGVIGQTAIHLREEGADDPDVSDLWIDIGATDGEEARGRVDVGDPITVSSSLSWLTEGRLAGRGLDNRVGTWAAAEGLRRAVERGADATVYAVSTVQEELGANGARMVGFDLEPDAVVAVDVGHALDYPSAPAEKGSDVELGGGPAVARGSTNHPVLCQAVRRAAADADIEIQLEALGVGTGTDADAFFTAAGAVPSQVVSVPNRYMHTPVELIDVDDLERTADLLAALAGRLHEYDSFAVDV
- a CDS encoding LSM domain-containing protein; translation: MSGRPLDVLEASLDERVTVRLKSGEEYVGDLSGYDQHMNLVLDDVTIPADSGPEEEPPIEDTTIIRGDNVVSITP